From one Luteipulveratus mongoliensis genomic stretch:
- a CDS encoding DUF58 domain-containing protein → MGQRSGERPPPGAPDTGRWVMTVPFVQGGVMAGGCGLGAVLMRRPDLLILAMPFIIITAWSIAVRPRRNPVLQSSIRRTWLREGEVSAWDVRVENADDAEQVVAVLEPAHHVVTEPDLGIAVAPVVDGCAAPTITWQAQRWGRRTVGNGTITVISPWAAFRYGPVPQGGVLTHTAPREEYFTVAAAAPHPLGLVGPNRSRRPGDGSEFADIRPFQTGDRLRRIHWPVSARTGQLHVRTSYAEQDTEVMLLVDAILDVGVSEGIDGRESSLDLSVRSASALAAHFLARGERVGLHVFGMQRPIRVPAGMGARQLRRISDSLAEVRPDTGFGKSRVMFARVRTGAGALVIMLSPLITRDAAEQVAHLAQRGLTVVVVDCLPPDVEIAGTDDPLTATAWRIRRLERELEVARLQERGVPVVPWRGPGSLDLVLRQISRRPAHRSVVR, encoded by the coding sequence ATGGGCCAGCGGTCCGGCGAACGTCCGCCGCCCGGTGCGCCTGACACCGGGCGCTGGGTGATGACCGTGCCGTTCGTCCAGGGCGGGGTGATGGCAGGCGGCTGCGGCCTCGGTGCCGTGCTGATGCGGCGGCCCGACCTGTTGATCCTGGCGATGCCGTTCATCATCATCACCGCCTGGTCCATCGCGGTCCGGCCGCGACGCAACCCGGTTCTGCAGAGCTCGATCCGGCGCACCTGGCTGCGCGAGGGCGAGGTCTCCGCGTGGGATGTCCGGGTGGAGAACGCCGACGACGCAGAGCAGGTCGTCGCGGTGCTCGAGCCCGCCCATCACGTCGTGACCGAGCCGGATCTGGGCATCGCCGTCGCCCCGGTGGTCGATGGTTGCGCGGCCCCGACGATCACCTGGCAGGCACAGCGCTGGGGCCGCCGCACAGTCGGCAACGGCACCATCACCGTCATCTCGCCCTGGGCGGCGTTCCGCTACGGCCCGGTCCCTCAAGGGGGCGTCCTCACTCACACGGCACCACGCGAGGAGTACTTCACCGTTGCGGCGGCTGCGCCGCATCCCCTCGGCCTGGTCGGGCCCAACCGCAGCCGGCGACCGGGCGACGGCTCGGAGTTCGCCGATATCCGCCCGTTCCAGACCGGTGACCGGCTCCGACGTATCCACTGGCCGGTGTCGGCACGCACCGGTCAGCTGCACGTGCGGACGTCGTACGCCGAGCAGGACACCGAGGTCATGCTGCTGGTCGATGCGATCTTGGATGTTGGCGTCAGCGAAGGGATCGACGGCCGGGAGAGCTCGCTGGACCTCAGCGTCCGTTCGGCGTCCGCGCTCGCCGCACACTTCCTGGCACGCGGCGAGCGGGTCGGGCTGCACGTGTTCGGGATGCAACGGCCCATCCGGGTCCCCGCGGGGATGGGCGCACGTCAGCTCCGGCGGATCAGCGACTCGCTTGCCGAGGTCCGGCCTGACACCGGTTTTGGCAAGTCCCGCGTCATGTTCGCCCGGGTCCGCACCGGCGCCGGTGCGCTGGTCATCATGCTGAGCCCCCTGATCACGCGCGACGCGGCCGAGCAGGTCGCTCACCTGGCCCAGCGCGGACTCACCGTGGTCGTCGTCGACTGCCTGCCCCCGGACGTCGAGATCGCTGGCACGGACGACCCGTTGACCGCGACCGCATGGCGCATCCGACGGCTCGAGCGCGAGCTGGAGGTCGCGCGCCTGCAGGAGCGCGGCGTACCTGTGGTCCCGTGGCGTGGTCCGGGCTCGCTGGACCTGGTGCTCCGACAGATCTCCCGCAGGCCGGCGCACCGGTCGGTCGTGCGATGA
- a CDS encoding DUF4129 domain-containing protein — translation MSGGQDRRADLAQLTSSRAGVVTAVTALGVVVLMYAVTSGAPFAHSPQRDWDQPTRTVANSSSSVPTFPTQTGGSGAAARTTSALFGIVGALIICAILALVGYLLFAVARALRDGWRGRTKRRRSALVPLPPAIADAVTADAAAQRAVLAEGPPANAIIACWVRLEGAVAEAGVVRRPSETSAELTIRVLDELEVDHRALRNLAELYREARFSRHTVTENHRTEARHDLDRLHRSIETGIQS, via the coding sequence ATGTCTGGGGGGCAGGATCGTCGTGCCGACCTGGCGCAGCTGACCAGCAGCCGCGCCGGTGTTGTCACCGCGGTCACTGCGCTCGGCGTCGTCGTGCTGATGTACGCGGTCACGTCCGGCGCGCCGTTCGCGCACTCTCCTCAGCGGGACTGGGACCAGCCGACCCGCACCGTTGCGAACTCTTCATCGAGTGTCCCTACCTTCCCCACGCAGACCGGAGGGTCCGGGGCTGCTGCGAGAACGACGAGCGCCCTGTTCGGCATCGTCGGTGCGCTCATCATCTGCGCCATTCTCGCGCTCGTCGGCTATCTCCTCTTCGCCGTCGCCAGAGCGCTCCGGGACGGCTGGCGAGGACGCACGAAGCGGCGCCGCAGCGCTCTGGTGCCGCTGCCGCCCGCGATCGCGGATGCCGTCACCGCGGACGCGGCCGCACAACGCGCGGTGTTGGCCGAGGGTCCGCCGGCCAACGCGATCATCGCCTGCTGGGTTCGCCTCGAGGGTGCGGTCGCCGAGGCCGGGGTCGTACGCCGACCGAGCGAGACCTCGGCCGAGCTCACCATTCGCGTGCTGGACGAGCTGGAGGTCGACCACCGCGCGCTGCGCAACCTCGCCGAGCTCTATCGCGAGGCCCGCTTCTCCCGGCACACCGTCACCGAGAACCACCGCACTGAGGCTCGGCACGACTTGGATCGGCTCCATCGCAGCATCGAGACGGGGATCCAGTCATGA
- a CDS encoding TetR/AcrR family transcriptional regulator, giving the protein MWPVTADLAGERIEQSTRQRIIAAAAQLTTASGWSSVTMSRLADEVGVSRQTVYNEIGSKPALAEALVLTELGRFLSAVEAAFDSHPDDLVDAIRQAAHDVLVLAAHNELLRAVVSATHGADTELLPLLTTHSESLLTVAKQVVTERVMPYEVPFNRDQTEAAIDVVVRVVLSHVMQPSGTPAHSADAIAWVAERALRD; this is encoded by the coding sequence ATGTGGCCCGTGACGGCGGATCTGGCGGGCGAGCGCATCGAGCAGAGCACGCGGCAGCGCATCATCGCGGCCGCGGCGCAGCTCACGACGGCGTCCGGCTGGTCCTCGGTGACGATGTCCCGACTGGCCGATGAGGTCGGCGTCAGCCGGCAGACGGTCTACAACGAGATCGGGTCCAAGCCCGCGCTCGCCGAGGCCCTGGTCCTCACCGAGCTCGGACGCTTCCTGTCCGCGGTGGAGGCCGCGTTCGACAGCCATCCGGACGACCTGGTCGACGCAATTCGTCAAGCGGCGCACGACGTACTCGTGCTCGCCGCGCACAACGAGCTGCTGCGCGCCGTGGTCTCGGCGACCCACGGCGCCGACACCGAGCTACTACCGCTGCTGACGACCCATTCCGAGTCGTTGCTCACGGTTGCCAAGCAGGTCGTGACCGAGCGGGTGATGCCCTACGAGGTGCCGTTCAACCGTGACCAGACCGAAGCCGCGATCGACGTCGTGGTGCGAGTCGTGCTGAGTCACGTCATGCAGCCCTCCGGGACCCCGGCGCACAGCGCTGACGCGATCGCGTGGGTGGCGGAGCGAGCGCTGCGCGACTGA
- a CDS encoding AAA family ATPase: MSTPTTPPLSISETTHLAEKVLDNVEQVVVGKRTALELVLATVLAGGHVLLEDLPGLGKTLAARSLAQTLGLDFTRAQFTPDLLPADLTGSFIFDQARSEFSFREGPLFTGLLLADEINRTPPKTQAALLEAMQERQVTIEGNTFRLPQPFHVIATANPVEYEGTYPLPEAQLDRFLTRVSFGYPTESEEHEVLRRRTARKQEEVVLSPVTDASGLVAAQSAIEQVDVEATVSQYCVHLAQATRQHAHVQIGASPRGSLALMLVARARAVIKGRDFVIPEDVKSVGVSVLAHRVSLKPELWMTDHTPSSVVRSLLDSVPVPATSGPSD, encoded by the coding sequence GTGAGTACGCCCACCACCCCGCCCCTGAGCATCTCCGAGACCACTCATCTGGCCGAGAAGGTGCTGGACAACGTCGAGCAGGTCGTCGTCGGCAAGCGCACTGCGCTCGAGCTCGTCCTCGCGACCGTGCTGGCCGGCGGCCATGTGCTGCTCGAGGACCTGCCCGGTCTGGGCAAGACCCTCGCGGCACGATCCCTGGCGCAGACTCTCGGTCTCGACTTCACCCGGGCCCAGTTCACCCCGGACCTGCTACCTGCTGACCTCACTGGGTCGTTCATCTTCGATCAGGCGCGCTCGGAGTTCAGCTTCCGAGAGGGGCCACTGTTCACCGGCCTCCTCCTCGCCGACGAGATCAACCGGACGCCGCCCAAGACGCAGGCCGCGCTGCTCGAAGCCATGCAGGAGCGGCAGGTCACGATCGAGGGCAACACGTTCCGGCTGCCTCAGCCCTTCCACGTCATCGCGACCGCGAATCCCGTTGAGTACGAAGGGACTTACCCTCTCCCCGAGGCTCAGCTCGACCGCTTCCTGACCCGGGTGTCCTTCGGCTACCCCACCGAGTCCGAAGAGCACGAGGTGCTCCGGCGGCGCACAGCCCGCAAGCAGGAGGAGGTCGTCCTGTCGCCCGTGACCGATGCCAGCGGACTGGTCGCGGCTCAGTCCGCGATCGAGCAGGTCGACGTCGAGGCCACCGTGAGCCAGTACTGCGTACACCTCGCCCAGGCGACACGCCAGCACGCGCACGTCCAGATCGGCGCCTCGCCGCGCGGCTCCCTGGCGCTGATGCTCGTGGCGCGCGCCCGCGCCGTCATCAAGGGTCGCGACTTCGTGATCCCCGAGGACGTGAAGTCCGTCGGGGTGTCGGTCCTGGCGCACCGGGTCAGTCTGAAGCCCGAGCTGTGGATGACCGACCACACACCCAGCTCGGTCGTACGATCCCTGCTCGACTCCGTGCCCGTCCCCGCCACGAGCGGGCCGTCGGACTGA